AGGTAGATGTGCTGGGGAACGTAGCCCAGGTTTTTCTGCCAGTTGGCGAGGTTGCCGTCACCGATCTCGGCGTCGTCGACGAGCAGCCGGCCGCGCTCCGGCCGGATCAGGCCCAGGATGATGTCGACCGTGGTGGTCTTGCCCGAGCCCGTCGCCCCCACAAAGGCGACCGAGGAGTTGGCGTCGATAGTAAGGTTGAAGTCTTCGAAGACGGGCGCTTTGGCGCCGGGGTAGCGGAAGGTGATGTCGCGCAGCTCGAGCTTGCGCCTGAAGGGCAGGGGCTTGATGTTGTCGCGGTCGATATGCCTCATGGGTGCTTCGCCCGGCTGGTAATGAACGTCCTTGTAGAGCACGTCGAGCGCCGCCAAGTGGAACCTGATCTTGGTGACGGACTGAAAGATCTGCTGCAGGGCGGGCATGAGCCGGTAGATGGCGACCGCGTAGAGGCCCAGCAGGGGCAATACCTGGCTGATGTCACGCTCCAAGACCAGCAGGTAGAGGATGATCAGCAAGATGCCGCCAAAGGCGACGGTCTCGAGCGCGTACTTGGGCAGGATGCCGATGATGTGTTTTGTGGCCATGTGGTTGGAATAGAGCAGGGAAGGGGCCGAAAACTGCTTGATAAAATCCTGTTCCTTGCCCAGGATCTTCACGTCCTTGATGCCGCCAAAGGCTTCGCCGGCGATCTGGAAGAGCTGTCTGCCCGCCTCTACCCGCTCCTTGCCGATCCGTCCGAGCTTTTTTCGCACCGTTGTATAGATGACTAGGTAGGCACCGCCGAGAACCAAGGCGGCCGCTACGGCCAGCAGCGGGTCGACGTAGACGAGGAGGGCCAGGATGAAGACCGTCACCGCCGCTTTGGCGATGAGCTGCATGCCGGGCACGAGGATGTTGGTGACCACCTGGTTGACCTCCGCCAGGATGTTCTTGCTGAGGTTGGCGGTGTTGCGGCTCAGATAGAAGACATAGGGCCGGTGCAGGTAGTCGTCGAGCAGCCGTTTGGAGATGGTGTGGTTTTGCCGCCAGGTAAAGCGGTCGAGCGCCCACATGGTGAGGGCGGTGAAGCCGTTGCTGAAGGCGATGGCCACCAGGGCAACCACCCCGAGAAAGATAAGAAAGCTGTTGGTGCTCGAGAAGTTCAGGCTGGTGTAGAGCCAGTTGAGCCAACGGTTGCTGTGGATAACGTCGGGATTTGCGAGGAGGGCCAGCAGGGGCGTGATCGAGGCGATGCCGAGCACCTGCACAAAGGCCATGACGACCACCGGGAACATGAGCAAGACGACGTGCCGGCGTTCCTTGGGAGAGAGGAGTGCGAAGATCTTGTGGAGGATGCCGGGTTCTTTCATTCGAGGTTCTTTCATCCGGGTGTCTTTCATCCAGGTTTGTTTCATAGGGATTCTTTCGGGAGCCGGGCGTCTTCGAGGGGCCACTGTGATTGCAACTGTGATTGCAACCGTGATTGTAGCAGCCACCGTGAGAAGCGCTGCAAACCGTCCTCCAGCCTAGTCTTCGGCTGGTAACCGAAAAGACACTTGGCCTTGTCGACCGACGCCCAGGTCTGCGGTACGTCGCCCGGCTGCATGGGCTGAAGGTCGAGCTTTGCCTCCTTGCCCAGAACCTTTTCCAAACCCTCGACCAGCTCGCCCAGGCTGACGGTGCGGTTGTTGCCGAGGTTTACGACCTCATAAAGGCTTTTGCGGTAGTCCATAGCCGCCCGCACGCCCGAGACGATGTCGGCGACATAGGTGTAGTCGCGGCGGCTGCTGCCGTCACCGAAGTAGGGCAGCGCCTCGTCCTCGAGCATCAGCCGCGCGAACTTGTGAATGGCTAAGTCGGGGCGCTGCCGCGGGCCGTAAACCGTGAAAAAGCGCAAGGCCACGAAGCGGATACCGTAGAGGTGGCTGTAGACGTGACCCAGGAGTTCACCGCTCACCTTGGTGCTGGCGTAGGGACTGATCGGCGCCAGGACGCAGTCCTCCTCGCGCCAGGGGACCTTAGGATTGACGCCGTAGACGCTGCTCGACGAGGCGAAGACGAACTGTTCGGCGCCCCATTCACGGGCGAGCTCGAGCAGGTTCTGGGTGCCGCGGACGTTGACCTCCTGGTAGCCGATAGGGTCCATGATGCTGGGGCGCACGCCGGCCTTGGCCGCGAGATGCACGATGACATCATAGCCTCCGGGAAGCCTTTGCTTGAGGGCCTCCAGGTCGAGGATATCTTCACGCTCGAGGCGGTAGTTCGGGTGCTCGAGGTGACCCCTGACGTTGCGCTCCTTGATCGCGGGGTCATAGGAGGGGTCGAAGTTGTCGAGCGCGGTGACCCGCCAGCCGTCTTCCAAAAGGCTATCGACGAGATGGCTGCCGATAAAGCCGGCACCCCCGGTCACCAGCGCATGTTTTCGGCTCATCGCTCCACCTCGGGACATAAAACCTCGGGACATAAAACCCCGATGATCGCTGAGCGCGAGGGGACGATCCCGGCGAAGACCGTCCGTGACCCAAAGACCGTCCGTGACCCAAGGTAGCCGCGCATCGAAAGGTAGCCGCGCATCGAACCGGAGTA
This Deinococcota bacterium DNA region includes the following protein-coding sequences:
- a CDS encoding GDP-mannose 4,6-dehydratase encodes the protein MSRKHALVTGGAGFIGSHLVDSLLEDGWRVTALDNFDPSYDPAIKERNVRGHLEHPNYRLEREDILDLEALKQRLPGGYDVIVHLAAKAGVRPSIMDPIGYQEVNVRGTQNLLELAREWGAEQFVFASSSSVYGVNPKVPWREEDCVLAPISPYASTKVSGELLGHVYSHLYGIRFVALRFFTVYGPRQRPDLAIHKFARLMLEDEALPYFGDGSSRRDYTYVADIVSGVRAAMDYRKSLYEVVNLGNNRTVSLGELVEGLEKVLGKEAKLDLQPMQPGDVPQTWASVDKAKCLFGYQPKTRLEDGLQRFSRWLLQSRLQSQLQSQWPLEDARLPKESL
- a CDS encoding ATP-binding cassette domain-containing protein, giving the protein MKEPRMKEPGILHKIFALLSPKERRHVVLLMFPVVVMAFVQVLGIASITPLLALLANPDVIHSNRWLNWLYTSLNFSSTNSFLIFLGVVALVAIAFSNGFTALTMWALDRFTWRQNHTISKRLLDDYLHRPYVFYLSRNTANLSKNILAEVNQVVTNILVPGMQLIAKAAVTVFILALLVYVDPLLAVAAALVLGGAYLVIYTTVRKKLGRIGKERVEAGRQLFQIAGEAFGGIKDVKILGKEQDFIKQFSAPSLLYSNHMATKHIIGILPKYALETVAFGGILLIILYLLVLERDISQVLPLLGLYAVAIYRLMPALQQIFQSVTKIRFHLAALDVLYKDVHYQPGEAPMRHIDRDNIKPLPFRRKLELRDITFRYPGAKAPVFEDFNLTIDANSSVAFVGATGSGKTTTVDIILGLIRPERGRLLVDDAEIGDGNLANWQKNLGYVPQHIYL